A region of Trypanosoma brucei brucei TREU927 chromosome 1, complete sequence DNA encodes the following proteins:
- a CDS encoding expression site-associated gene 1 (ESAG1) protein, putative, with the protein MKVVIVELVISLLLVVYVCGAEEDGTCRLVADSGGHSHLNESVCYLSCLSSALNKLYTDGERKMLVNEEVYANASRILDDMEGKTGESTEYLSVISGVMESEHDKLEKLITYGNEMGDFVAKAGGLFAEVNESVREVRKVLPSALMEANKYYAAIAEITRTLWDDAKAVKSDDEEVLQCRNGKIISTGEFAVKCSAHTCPLEANVTESNLKMYKDGCLEINVMGGSVSKCFNLPRNNLYISGARINSSGVLEWFENGASFFRLIVKVQDIFAPLIAPFAAGKPPSVLLTKMTNITSLYSQFNKVHNNFTSLLLENNITGNVNKTRSSF; encoded by the coding sequence ATGAAGGTTGTTATTGTAGAGTTAGTGATTTCATTATTGCTTGTAGTTTACGTTTGTGGGGCGGAAGAAGACGGTACTTGCAGGTTGGTGGCAGATTCTGGGGGACACTCACACTTAAATGAGTCCGTTTGCTATCTCAGTTGCCTTTCGAGTGCGTTGAATAAATTATACACTGATGGTGAGAGGAAAATGCTTGTGAATGAGGAAGTATATGCAAATGCGTCTCGTATACTGGATGATATGGAAGGTAAAACAGGTGAAAGCACAGAGTATTTGAGTGTTATCAGCGGTGTAATGGAAAGTGAACATGATAAATTGGAAAAGCTTATAACTtatggaaatgaaatgggAGATTTTGTAGCTAAGGCAGGTGGATTATTTGCTGAGGTTAATGAGAGTGTGAGGGAAGTGAGGAAAGTATTACCCAGTGCCCTCAtggaagcaaataaatactATGCAGCCATTGCTGAGATTACAAGAACTCTTTGGGATGATGCTAAGGCGGTGAAGAGCGACGATGAGGAAGTCTTACAGTGTAGAAACGGGAAAATTATAAGTACAGGGGAGTTTGCAGTCAAGTGTAGCGCCCATACGTGTCCACTAGAAGCCAATGTGACAGAGAGTAACCTCAAAATGTACAAGGATGGCTGTCTCGAAATAAATGTAATGGGTGGTTCTGTTAGCAAATGCTTCAATTTACCAAGGAATAACTTGTATATAAGCGGTGCAAGAATTAATTCGAGTGGTGTGTTGGAATGGTTTGAAAACGGTGCCTCCTTTTTTCGACTTATAGTCAAGGTTCAGGACATCTTCGCACCCCTTATCGCACCTTTTGCAGCCGGGAAACCGCCCTCTGTACTTCTTACAAAGATGACAAATATCACTTCCCTTTACTCTCAATTTAACAAAGTTCACAACAACTTTACTTCGCTGCTGCTCGAAAACAATATCACTGGGAATGTGAATAAAACAAGATCAAGCTTCTAA
- a CDS encoding hypothetical protein (GPI-Anchor Signal predicted for Tb927.1.5260 by DGPI v2.04 with cleavage site probability 2.1199 near 157) produces MCSSSSFFSNAGESAPATSPNKPLIILVSFVVSVTSLLPTGSLIASASPAAGASVLMILLVSAVVVNASAAVSANTVSRSVRVDLCCFTPSSSPILLPQFLSPANSLVDVLHEPAPNLMAPCGGCPCKNLMPWTVLKVQSAPVCVFAVANFPCVLVSSGELLQPPICPATAAAPPAIKM; encoded by the coding sequence ATGTGCAGCTCCTCAAGCTTTTTCAGTAACGCCGGTGAGTCAGCGCCCGCAACGTCTCCGAACAAACCTTTGATTATCCTGGTAAGTTTTGTCGTTTCTGTAACGTCCTTGTTGCCGACAGGTTCCTTGATTGCATCTGCTAGCCCCGCTGCTGGCGCCTCCGTATTGATGATACTCTTGGTGTCGGCAGTTGTTGTAAATGCCAGTGCCGCCGTCTCCGCAAATACCGTATCTAGGTCGGTGAGGGTGGACTTGTGTTGCTTCACGCCTTCGAGTTCTCCTATTTTGCTGCCGCAGTTTCTGTCGCCGGCTAACTCGCTAGTCGATGTTCTACACGAACCAGCACCGAATCTGATGGCACCGTGTGGTGGTTGCCCTTGTAAAAATTTGATGCCGTGGACCGTTTTAAAGGTGCAGTCGGCCcccgtttgtgtgtttgccgTTGCAAATTTTCCCTGTGTATTGGTGAGCTCAGGCGAGCTCCTGCAGCCGCCTATATGTCCAGCTACGGCGGCTGCACCTCCCGCAATTAAGATGTAG
- a CDS encoding hypothetical protein, unlikely (unlikely gene predicted by glimmer), producing MTPLQQTPKPIASEKLSVLKIFAFGFKIRPQPQPATKEQTETPWPTDKLSGTAASNGNQYTRRSTSKITAQRGPVI from the coding sequence ATGACTCCACTACAGCAAACTCCAAAACCAATAGCATCAGAAAAGTTGTCGGTTTTGAAGATTTTCGCCTTTGGGTTTAAAATACGACCTCAGCCACAACCAGCGACAAAAGAGCAGACAGAAACACCCTGGCCGACGGACAAGCTCAGCGGTACAGCTGCCAGCAATGGCAACCAGTACACCAGACGTTCAACGTCGAAAATAACAGCTCAGCGAGGTCCAGTCATCTAA
- a CDS encoding hypothetical protein, unlikely (unlikely gene predicted by glimmer), protein MGIIIQEEVTKGKTMEKQNALLDQNRVSTLSVKAVEEEVKRRKENTKCNNTKSGGVRQIKKYTREIVRRIYTDIDRCYCENGGDNSSSSL, encoded by the coding sequence ATGGGAATCATTATACAGGAGGAGGTAacgaagggaaaaacaatggAGAAACAGAATGCACTGTTGGACCAAAATAGAGTCTCGACGTTATCTGTAAAAGCAGTGGAAGAAGAagtaaagagaaggaaagaaaataccaAATGTAACAACACAAAGAGTGGTGGAGTAAGACAGATCAAAAAGTACACAAGAGAAATAGTGCGCAGAATTTACACAGATATAGATAGATGCTACTGTGAAAATGGTGGAGACAATAGTAGCAGTAGTTTATGA
- a CDS encoding variant surface glycoprotein (VSG), putative (GPI-Anchor Signal predicted for Tb927.1.5300 by DGPI v2.04 with cleavage site probability 0.344 near 442): protein MTLPQQVLIGIMVLSTSRRAQTEKPADDAACANLCACIARTHKRLNLYEITYASAASQQRSNHENYNKLIVAATVGDANLKRKLVPVIAAGGEILEECADLPDKLQKQTKDLTEGVNQLTRSWKIMDAMTATSRRFKVTATGGTPFAQLPTPSALAARDDKPCPSLTDSEDLLQIDKATEAKQPALPEQAYALKVVYKCTHNGAASCHSTQIAENGFVELELTGGPAQNQGTAASRLGTSLENGINLEVTPLKITGDLLKKVNANFTAAKQLLQNQSCSKDLREYSALSGTQVFGKLATKALLRLYDKESIDTGDQQAQAATKDAYGQTGEKLATNVWQLVDDIKVPVTGDGKEQNTALNSVTTMRQLGDSVARLLLKELKSEEEKETKNKNAEEEQNKECSDKNGTDCTRICVMVEGVCTPKKKGEDENKEKTGTTNTTGSNSFVIKKAPLWLAFFILACDF, encoded by the coding sequence ATGACATTGCCGCAACAGGTATTAATAGGGATAATGGTCCTAAGTACATCACGGCGCGCGCAAACGGAAAAGCCGGCGGACGACGCGGCATGCGCAAACCTGTGCGCGTGCATCGCTCGCACTCACAAACGCTTAAATCTGTATGAAATTACGTACGCATCGGCAGCCAGCCAACAGCGAAGCAACCACGAAAACTACAACAAACTTATTGTGGCGGCAACAGTAGGTGACGCCAACCTAAAACGCAAGCTTGTGCCTGTAATAGCGGCCGGCGGGGAAATCCTTGAAGAATGTGCAGACCTTCCCGACAAGCTACagaaacaaacgaaagaCCTAACGGAAGGCGTAAATCAGCTGACCCGCTCGTGGAAGATTATGGATGCGATGACGGCGACGTCAAGACGGTTCAAAGTAACAGCAACGGGCGGCACACCGTTCGCACAGCTCCCGACGCCGTCGGCACTCGCGGCACGAGACGACAAGCCGTGTCCAAGCTTGACTGACAGTGAAGACCTACTGCAAATAGATAAAGCAACCGAAGCGAAACAGCCGGCGCTGCCGGAGCAAGCATACGCCTTAAAAGTCGTCTACAAATGCACGCACAACGGCGCAGCCAGCTGCCACAGCACGCAGATAGCAGAAAATGGCTTCGTCGAACTAGAGCTCACAGGCGGGCCAGCACAAAATCAAGGGACAGCAGCCAGCAGACTTGGGACGAGCCTAGAGAACGGCATCAATCTCGAGGTCACGCCACTAAAAATAACAGGCGACCTACTAAAGAAAGTAAACGCCAACTTCACAGCCGCAAAACAGCTGCTACAAAACCAGTCATGCTCAAAAGATCTAAGGGAGTACTCAGCATTGTCCGGAACACAAGTATTCGGCAAACTAGCAACAAAGGCGCTATTGCGGCTGTACGACAAAGAATCGATAGATACAGGAGATCAGCAGGCCCAAGCCGCCACAAAGGATGCATATGGTCAAACAGGCGAAAAGCTCGCCACTAACGTGTGGCAACTAGTCGACGATATTAAAGTCCCCGTAACCGGCGATGGCAAGGAACAAAATACAGCACTAAACAGCGTCACAACTATGAGACAACTTGGCGACTCCGTAGCAAGACTACTGCTAAAAGAATTAAaaagtgaggaggaaaaagaaactaaaaacaaaaatgctgaagaagaacaaaataaGGAATGCAGTGACAAAAATGGAACCGACTGCACAAGGATTTGCGTTATGGTAGAGGGAGTTTGCAcaccaaaaaagaagggagaggatgaaaacaaagagaaaaccggaaccacaaacaccacaggaagcaattcttttgtcattaaaaAGGCTCCTCTTTGGCTTGCGTTTTTTATTCTAGCGTGTGACTTTTAA
- a CDS encoding hypothetical protein, unlikely (GPI-Anchor Signal predicted for Tb927.1.5310 by DGPI v2.04 with cleavage site probability 1.1019999 near 92) — MKLRTYHLHHFRLFSFPLLTFLFLNVSLANFHCIPFIVLSASILASYWAATTTLIIYSYIYTLTTHSSIIIIITIANFNKTNKTNIIRNFKNSSYFSHPVIPLLYTHSPLLCIL, encoded by the coding sequence ATGAAACTCCGCACatatcatcttcatcattTCCGTCTTTTTAGCTTCCCTTTACTaaccttcctcttccttaatGTCTCACTCGCTAACTTTCATTGCAttccttttattgttttaagtGCGTCTATTTTGGCTTCCTATTGGGCTGCTACCACAACTCTTATcatatattcgtatatatacacactcacaacacactcctctatcattattattataaccatAGCTAATttcaataaaacaaacaaaacaaatataattagaaactttaaaaatagttcttatttttctcacCCTGTTATCCCATTACTTTACACCCATAGTCCTCTATTATGCATATTATAA